In one window of Pirellulales bacterium DNA:
- a CDS encoding crotonase/enoyl-CoA hydratase family protein, which produces MSPFETLLLDIDARGVARLTLNRPDSRNAMSQELIGELTAATRQLAEDEKVRVVVLTGAGDVFCAGGDLKMMQRQAAGTRDTRVADARELAQMLADLNRLPKPLIGRINGSAFGGGIGLMSICDIAIGLTTAKYSLTEVKLGLIPATISPYVVARMGVPNARRAMLNALEMDGAEAARLGLLAAAVATQDLDAAVEREVKLFLRCAPGAVSRAKKLIEFVSAHDASENLEHTAQQLADCWESAEIQEGIAAFLSKRKPAWQVE; this is translated from the coding sequence GTGAGCCCATTCGAAACGCTGCTATTGGATATCGACGCCCGCGGCGTCGCTCGTCTGACGCTCAATCGTCCCGACTCGCGCAACGCCATGAGCCAGGAGTTGATTGGCGAGTTGACTGCCGCCACGCGCCAACTGGCCGAAGATGAAAAGGTGCGCGTGGTGGTGCTCACCGGCGCGGGCGACGTGTTCTGCGCCGGCGGCGACCTGAAGATGATGCAGCGGCAAGCGGCCGGCACGCGCGACACCCGCGTGGCCGACGCGCGCGAACTGGCGCAAATGCTGGCCGACCTCAATCGCCTGCCTAAGCCGTTGATTGGGCGGATCAACGGATCGGCGTTTGGCGGCGGCATCGGTCTCATGTCGATCTGCGACATCGCCATCGGTTTGACCACCGCCAAATACTCGCTGACCGAGGTGAAGCTGGGCCTGATCCCCGCCACCATCTCGCCTTATGTGGTGGCGCGGATGGGCGTGCCCAATGCGCGGCGCGCCATGCTCAACGCCTTGGAAATGGATGGCGCCGAGGCGGCGCGGCTGGGGCTGTTGGCCGCGGCCGTCGCGACGCAAGATTTAGACGCCGCCGTCGAGCGCGAGGTGAAGCTGTTCTTGCGCTGCGCGCCAGGCGCGGTCAGCCGCGCCAAAAAGTTGATCGAATTCGTCAGCGCGCACGACGCCAGCGAGAACCTGGAACACACCGCCCAGCAGCTTGCCGATTGCTGGGAAAGCGCCGAGATTCAAGAAGGAATCGCCGCCTTCCTGTCCAAGCGCAAACCAGCCTGGCAAGTCGAGTGA
- a CDS encoding CehA/McbA family metallohydrolase, whose protein sequence is MSICCALAPGAARAGALAKISGVDAQPLAAQARRVAQALELAGAPLTPERRQALDQALALENQSAQVAAIQDALDPLCLVGVDINPESRVKAAPGDAPRQLVQNGWRVFLVKVHNEAGVTAELRVTSPNAKPQQKSSTSAAEPKRSITPADVADRWLDVALYKDQPLEKTLSGLALEYRIIELHSRDVGQREAKLLFDVGQGTQDLGFRNEVNLLFDCQPAVEVVLDVIDDDGQPTTGHFVFRDAQGRLYPSRARRMAPDFFFHDQIYRHHGESVMLPPGKYAVTYGRGPEYRAQTREITVPAAVSHRETFRLARWIHMTEHGWYSGDHHVHAAGCSHYESPAEGVQPVDMMRHILGEDLNVGCVLSWGPCWYFQKQYFDGKVHRLSRPNALMRYDVEVSGFPSSHCGHLCLLRLSEDDYPGTSRIEEWPSWDLPVLQWGKQQGGVVGFSHSGWGLEVPATTLPTLDMPPFDGIGANEFVVDVTADACDFISAVDTPFVWEMNVWYHTLDCGYTSRISGETDFPCIYGERVGLGRSYVKLNDAKELTYDDWVHGIRDGRTYCTDGLTHLFDYQVNGLGVGQPGADGRASVLAVKSGAPLRVSVSAAALLEEQPRDDIRNQPLDHKPYWHVERARVGDTRKVPVELIVNGVAVEKQELLADGHIEQIKFHYTPDQSSWVALRVFASCHTNPVFVEVDGQPIRASKKSADWCLRAVDVCWKQKEPQIRESEKAAAAQAYEAARVAYRKILAAASD, encoded by the coding sequence ATGTCCATTTGCTGCGCGCTGGCGCCTGGCGCGGCGCGCGCCGGCGCGCTCGCCAAAATTTCCGGCGTCGATGCCCAACCACTCGCCGCGCAAGCGCGCCGCGTGGCGCAGGCCCTGGAACTGGCCGGCGCGCCGCTGACCCCCGAGCGCCGACAGGCACTCGACCAGGCGCTGGCGCTCGAGAACCAAAGCGCGCAGGTCGCCGCCATTCAAGACGCGCTTGACCCCTTGTGCCTGGTCGGCGTCGACATCAATCCCGAAAGTCGCGTCAAGGCCGCGCCGGGCGACGCCCCGCGCCAACTGGTGCAAAACGGCTGGCGCGTCTTTCTGGTCAAAGTCCATAACGAGGCCGGCGTCACCGCAGAATTGCGAGTCACCAGCCCCAACGCCAAACCGCAGCAAAAGTCTTCGACCTCCGCCGCCGAACCCAAACGCAGCATCACCCCCGCCGATGTCGCCGACCGCTGGCTCGATGTGGCGCTGTACAAGGATCAGCCGCTCGAAAAAACGCTCTCCGGCCTCGCGCTCGAGTATCGAATCATCGAACTGCACAGCCGCGACGTTGGCCAGCGCGAGGCCAAGCTGTTGTTCGATGTCGGCCAAGGAACGCAAGACCTCGGCTTTCGCAACGAGGTCAACCTGCTGTTCGATTGTCAGCCCGCCGTCGAAGTCGTGCTCGATGTCATCGACGACGACGGCCAGCCAACCACCGGGCATTTTGTGTTTCGCGACGCGCAAGGCCGGCTCTATCCTTCCCGCGCGCGGCGGATGGCGCCCGACTTCTTCTTTCACGACCAGATTTACCGCCACCACGGCGAAAGCGTCATGCTCCCCCCCGGCAAGTACGCGGTCACCTACGGCCGCGGACCGGAGTATCGCGCGCAAACCCGCGAGATCACCGTGCCCGCCGCCGTCAGTCATCGCGAGACATTTCGCCTCGCCCGCTGGATTCACATGACCGAGCATGGCTGGTACTCGGGCGATCATCACGTCCACGCCGCCGGCTGCTCGCATTACGAGTCTCCCGCCGAAGGGGTGCAGCCGGTCGACATGATGCGGCACATCCTCGGCGAAGACTTGAACGTCGGCTGCGTTCTCTCCTGGGGTCCGTGCTGGTATTTCCAAAAACAATACTTCGACGGCAAGGTGCATCGCCTCTCGCGCCCCAACGCCTTGATGCGCTACGATGTCGAAGTCTCCGGTTTCCCCAGCTCGCACTGTGGGCATCTCTGTCTGTTGCGGCTCAGCGAAGACGACTATCCCGGCACGTCGCGCATCGAAGAGTGGCCCAGTTGGGATCTGCCGGTGCTCCAGTGGGGCAAACAGCAAGGGGGCGTGGTCGGCTTTTCGCATAGCGGTTGGGGATTGGAGGTGCCGGCCACCACCTTGCCCACGCTCGACATGCCGCCGTTCGACGGCATCGGCGCCAACGAGTTTGTCGTCGACGTGACGGCCGACGCCTGCGATTTCATCTCGGCGGTCGATACCCCCTTCGTCTGGGAAATGAACGTCTGGTATCACACGCTCGACTGCGGCTACACCAGCCGCATCAGCGGCGAGACCGATTTTCCGTGCATCTACGGAGAACGCGTCGGGCTGGGTCGCTCGTACGTCAAGTTGAATGACGCCAAAGAATTGACCTACGACGACTGGGTGCATGGCATTCGCGACGGCCGCACCTACTGCACCGATGGTCTGACGCACCTGTTCGATTATCAGGTCAACGGCCTCGGCGTCGGTCAGCCGGGCGCCGACGGCCGCGCCAGCGTGCTGGCCGTCAAGTCGGGCGCGCCCTTGCGGGTGAGTGTCAGCGCCGCCGCCCTCTTGGAAGAACAGCCGCGCGATGATATCCGCAACCAACCGCTCGATCACAAACCGTACTGGCATGTCGAACGCGCCCGCGTCGGCGACACCCGCAAGGTTCCCGTCGAACTGATCGTCAACGGCGTGGCGGTGGAGAAGCAAGAACTGCTGGCCGATGGACACATCGAACAGATCAAGTTCCATTACACGCCCGACCAGTCAAGCTGGGTGGCGCTGCGGGTGTTCGCCAGTTGCCACACCAACCCGGTGTTTGTCGAGGTCGACGGTCAGCCAATTCGCGCCAGCAAGAAAAGCGCCGATTGGTGCTTGCGGGCGGTCGACGTGTGCTGGAAGCAAAAAGAACCGCAAATTCGCGAAAGCGAAAAAGCGGCGGCCGCCCAGGCCTACGAGGCGGCGCGTGTCGCCTATCGCAAAATTCTGGCCGCGGCCAGCGACTAA
- a CDS encoding pre-peptidase C-terminal domain-containing protein: protein MSRFHRRRRAACASNPSRRAASRLSFQSLEVRRVLHHEGGNEDANLVINNFAFEKGPDFADSSQLVSGAQSYSALAALPVLNSHLGAPATVYLNFLGDFTPAWGRHANITTPVFDLDGDPTTFSSSELVAIERIFERVSEDFAPFDVNITTVDPGQYLDTVAMKVNIGGAGGWLGTPAGGVAYIDNWISPIPNVVFVFPGSLGNNEKNIAEASSHETGHAFGLQHQSTFDAAGIKLKEYNPGGGGWAPIMGNSYSQALSTWSNGPSSLGANILQDDMAVIARASNGFGYRADDHAGAVGSGDALAIDGNAVSAAGVIETMSDVDAFSFVTDAGAISLSANVIDIGANLDAVLELRDAGGTLVAMADPTDALGATISLTVPAGNYTLLVRSTGVYGRVGQYTVSGTINTGMFVSAHTPSASDVVSAPPLDFTLELSEAFDAASVDAADLLVNGIPADGFSIVDGQTVVFHFNTSPVVNEGLQTLAMAAGAMARGSDGNPSKPFAGTFRYDPARLTVDAISPSDAAHAQTPLTSIELHFSEAVEVGSLAASDLLLDRGAVTGMSIVDSQTVLFTVSGLVDEGPLVVTLPAGAVTDMAGNPNLAYATTLALDYGTVDYPAPLASVAPQGGLIFDPAISGAIAVAADSDSFTIELPAGQTVTTVLAITAGLQGRVQLFDANSALVGSANSAAAGMSVTLGPLPTGLGGAYTIVVDGMAGTTGDYQLELLLNAAAEGESHDGPNNDLTITAQNIDASFIDLGGGIERGAVIGRSDPPTSYLPAEIETNDTQLTANSAANNFNIAAGGFYQLALQGAVGASGDQDWYTIGALDAGDKLTITNSGSPSSRGTLSDAIVDLWRANSGSPVQVATNDDGGTGDDSLINGFTIAAADTYYIRARAFSTRVGTYQVGVWLENSGAAPLTGNAFVVETEANGSAATANDATSAWRAAQYISTTTASAGAGDNDYYRFQFTAGDVVTLQAKATGGNADLALALFNSAGTQIAAEGGDSTGAGADSNLHAFVVPATGSYFARVRPTAGTGTYTLNAWLATINPPGPVTAGGDDFAFTADAGQFVSVALADNSAGSLTVELLDSLGATVATGAPGANAQSLLSAQTLSAGAYYLRVTGDQNLDYSLVVVRGGAFDAEPNQPASASLDGAQGAIGHLDANPPSTIGDLNFTVDTAQSAITISGAFSALNLPITEQTPGSGTTQLQGTLIVNRQTDHLSFPGGSAISAVDQPGPFLPGNVSADYGMQVVLSPETSAYAVLQNVAVDMNSVLLAPLVSAAEAALAAGDPINIEFPANSVLLTLVSGTANYDLTGLSGTQGLAGLSLANGSQLAGSLVESDGLLTLTLPIDVTTTFTVPTVNIPITLHFFGQMVASYDLPGPIDQTDEFTVTLGEGDTLTLATATPLDGAAAAIVPNALDPRLAIYNSLGDLAASDDNSAADGKNAALEFTAPAAGVYRIAVAAAGGTGEYVLQLAVNHPPVPNGGGPYTIVAGSPLHLDASGSSDPDPGDTLTYSWDINGDNIFGDATGAGPTVSWSTLQTLGIVPGGIYNTSVRVTDSKGVSRDAVTGLTVDPAAPQVVGLWLKSGGPLGREYAIPVGSGDQLRSAALGQVQAIKIQFSEDVAIDVADLKLEGVSIANYAPSGFTYDNVNHIATWTFAAPIDADQLVLTLTSSGITDSVGGRLDGEWINPITPGATGTSVFPSGNGVEGGDFVFWFNVLPGDINGSGTVDGGDYTIWADNFGQHAGSATYAQGDLNDDGLVNGVDYTIWADHFTPQAVTAAQPVVSTALPAASAIAALPAAALPVARFAPAALAAFASNNATVPQSRYSRGDVAKLAFASAVDALLARPDSGASLTRRWW, encoded by the coding sequence ATGAGCCGATTTCACCGGCGTCGCCGCGCTGCTTGCGCCTCAAACCCATCGCGCCGCGCGGCGTCGCGTTTGTCGTTCCAGTCGCTCGAAGTCCGCCGCGTGCTGCATCACGAGGGGGGCAACGAAGACGCCAACCTCGTCATCAATAACTTCGCCTTCGAAAAGGGCCCCGACTTCGCCGACTCGTCCCAACTTGTCAGCGGGGCGCAGTCCTATTCGGCCCTCGCCGCGCTGCCGGTCCTCAACAGCCATCTCGGCGCCCCGGCCACGGTGTATCTCAATTTCCTTGGCGACTTCACCCCCGCCTGGGGACGGCACGCCAACATCACCACGCCGGTCTTCGATCTCGATGGCGATCCGACCACCTTCAGCAGTTCGGAGTTGGTGGCGATCGAGCGCATCTTCGAGCGCGTGAGCGAGGACTTCGCCCCCTTCGACGTGAACATCACCACCGTCGATCCCGGTCAGTACCTCGATACCGTGGCGATGAAGGTCAACATCGGCGGCGCCGGGGGCTGGCTCGGCACCCCCGCCGGCGGCGTGGCCTATATCGATAACTGGATCAGCCCCATCCCGAATGTCGTCTTCGTCTTTCCTGGTTCGCTCGGCAATAACGAAAAGAACATCGCCGAGGCCAGTTCGCACGAAACCGGGCACGCCTTTGGACTGCAACACCAAAGCACCTTCGACGCCGCCGGCATCAAACTCAAGGAGTACAACCCCGGCGGCGGCGGCTGGGCCCCGATCATGGGCAACAGCTATTCGCAGGCCCTCTCCACCTGGAGCAATGGCCCCTCGTCGCTCGGCGCCAACATCCTGCAGGATGATATGGCCGTGATTGCCCGCGCGTCGAACGGCTTTGGTTACCGCGCCGACGATCACGCCGGTGCGGTCGGCAGTGGCGACGCGCTGGCCATCGACGGCAACGCGGTGAGCGCCGCGGGCGTGATCGAAACCATGTCCGACGTCGACGCCTTTTCGTTCGTCACCGACGCTGGCGCCATTTCGCTGTCGGCCAATGTCATCGACATCGGCGCCAACCTCGACGCCGTGCTCGAACTGCGCGACGCCGGCGGAACGCTCGTCGCCATGGCCGATCCCACCGATGCCCTCGGCGCCACCATCAGCCTGACCGTCCCGGCCGGCAACTATACCCTGCTGGTCCGTAGCACTGGCGTCTATGGGCGCGTGGGGCAGTACACCGTCTCGGGCACGATCAACACCGGCATGTTCGTCAGCGCGCATACGCCGTCGGCCAGCGATGTGGTGTCGGCGCCCCCCCTCGACTTTACGCTGGAATTGTCAGAGGCCTTCGACGCGGCCAGCGTCGACGCCGCCGACCTGCTGGTGAACGGCATCCCGGCCGACGGCTTTTCGATCGTCGACGGCCAGACCGTCGTCTTTCATTTCAACACGTCTCCCGTCGTGAACGAGGGACTGCAAACGCTCGCCATGGCCGCCGGAGCGATGGCCCGCGGCAGCGACGGCAACCCCTCCAAGCCGTTCGCGGGCACATTCCGCTACGATCCGGCGCGATTGACGGTCGACGCAATTTCGCCCAGCGACGCCGCGCACGCGCAAACGCCTCTGACGAGCATCGAGTTGCACTTTAGCGAGGCGGTCGAAGTCGGCTCGCTCGCGGCGTCCGATCTGCTGCTCGATCGCGGCGCGGTGACCGGCATGTCGATTGTCGATTCGCAAACCGTGCTGTTCACCGTCAGCGGATTGGTCGACGAGGGGCCGCTGGTAGTCACCTTGCCCGCCGGCGCCGTGACCGACATGGCCGGCAATCCCAATCTTGCCTATGCCACTACGCTCGCGCTCGACTACGGCACAGTCGACTATCCGGCGCCGCTGGCGTCGGTCGCCCCGCAGGGGGGCCTGATCTTCGATCCGGCGATCTCCGGCGCCATAGCCGTCGCCGCCGACAGCGACAGCTTCACCATCGAGTTGCCAGCCGGGCAAACCGTCACCACGGTGCTGGCCATCACCGCCGGGTTGCAAGGACGCGTGCAGTTGTTCGACGCCAACAGCGCGCTGGTCGGCTCGGCCAATAGCGCGGCGGCCGGCATGTCGGTCACGCTGGGTCCGCTCCCCACTGGCCTGGGCGGCGCCTACACCATCGTGGTCGATGGCATGGCGGGCACGACCGGCGATTATCAACTGGAGCTATTGCTCAACGCCGCCGCCGAAGGCGAATCGCACGACGGACCGAACAACGATCTGACCATCACGGCCCAGAACATCGACGCCAGCTTTATCGACCTGGGAGGCGGCATCGAGCGCGGCGCGGTGATCGGCCGCAGCGATCCGCCCACCAGTTACCTGCCGGCGGAGATCGAAACCAACGACACTCAACTTACCGCCAATAGCGCCGCCAATAATTTCAACATCGCCGCGGGGGGCTTCTATCAATTGGCCCTGCAAGGCGCGGTCGGCGCGTCGGGCGATCAAGACTGGTACACCATCGGCGCGCTCGACGCCGGTGACAAGCTCACCATCACCAATTCGGGCAGCCCCTCCTCGCGTGGCACATTGAGCGACGCCATTGTCGACCTCTGGCGAGCCAACAGCGGCAGCCCCGTGCAGGTGGCCACCAACGACGACGGCGGAACCGGCGACGACTCACTGATCAATGGCTTCACCATCGCTGCCGCCGACACCTATTACATTCGCGCCCGCGCGTTCAGCACTCGCGTCGGCACGTATCAGGTCGGCGTCTGGCTGGAGAACAGCGGCGCCGCGCCGCTCACCGGCAACGCGTTCGTCGTCGAAACCGAAGCCAACGGCAGCGCCGCCACCGCCAACGACGCCACCAGCGCCTGGCGCGCCGCGCAATATATATCGACAACCACAGCCAGCGCCGGCGCTGGCGACAACGACTACTATCGGTTCCAGTTCACCGCTGGCGACGTGGTGACGCTCCAGGCCAAGGCGACTGGCGGCAATGCCGATCTCGCCCTCGCCTTGTTCAACAGCGCCGGCACGCAAATCGCCGCCGAAGGCGGAGACAGCACCGGCGCGGGCGCCGATTCAAACCTGCACGCCTTTGTCGTTCCCGCCACCGGCAGCTATTTTGCTCGCGTTCGCCCCACCGCCGGCACAGGAACCTACACGCTCAACGCCTGGCTCGCGACCATCAACCCCCCCGGGCCCGTCACTGCCGGCGGCGACGATTTCGCTTTCACTGCCGACGCGGGTCAATTCGTCAGCGTGGCGCTGGCGGACAATAGCGCCGGTTCGCTCACGGTGGAACTCTTGGATTCGCTCGGCGCCACGGTGGCCACCGGCGCGCCTGGCGCCAACGCCCAGTCGCTGCTCAGCGCCCAGACGCTTTCAGCCGGCGCCTATTATCTGCGCGTGACCGGCGATCAGAATCTGGACTACAGCCTGGTGGTGGTGCGTGGCGGCGCCTTCGACGCCGAACCCAATCAACCCGCCAGCGCTAGCCTCGACGGCGCGCAAGGCGCCATCGGCCACCTCGACGCCAATCCCCCCTCGACGATCGGCGACCTCAACTTCACCGTCGATACCGCGCAGTCGGCCATCACCATCAGCGGCGCCTTCAGCGCGCTCAACTTGCCGATCACCGAGCAAACGCCCGGCAGCGGCACCACGCAATTGCAAGGCACGCTCATCGTCAATCGGCAGACCGATCATCTCTCGTTCCCCGGTGGCAGCGCCATCAGCGCCGTCGATCAGCCCGGCCCCTTCCTGCCGGGCAACGTCTCCGCCGATTACGGCATGCAGGTAGTGCTCAGCCCCGAGACCAGCGCCTACGCGGTGTTGCAAAACGTCGCCGTCGATATGAATAGCGTGCTGCTCGCGCCGCTCGTGTCCGCGGCGGAAGCCGCCTTGGCCGCCGGCGATCCCATTAATATCGAGTTCCCCGCCAACAGTGTGCTGTTGACCCTCGTCTCCGGCACGGCCAACTACGATCTGACCGGCCTCAGCGGCACGCAAGGCCTGGCCGGTCTGTCGCTCGCCAATGGATCGCAATTGGCCGGCTCGCTGGTCGAGTCCGACGGCCTACTCACGCTCACCTTGCCGATCGACGTGACGACCACCTTCACCGTGCCGACCGTGAACATCCCCATCACGCTCCACTTCTTCGGCCAGATGGTGGCCAGCTACGACTTGCCGGGCCCCATCGACCAGACCGATGAATTCACAGTGACGCTTGGCGAAGGCGACACCCTCACGCTGGCCACCGCCACGCCGCTCGATGGCGCCGCCGCAGCGATCGTTCCCAACGCGCTCGATCCGCGCCTGGCCATCTACAACTCGCTGGGCGACTTGGCCGCCAGCGACGACAACTCCGCCGCCGATGGTAAGAACGCCGCCCTCGAATTCACCGCGCCCGCCGCCGGCGTCTATCGCATTGCCGTCGCCGCCGCGGGCGGAACCGGCGAATATGTCCTGCAACTCGCCGTCAATCATCCCCCCGTGCCCAACGGCGGCGGGCCGTACACCATCGTCGCGGGCAGCCCCCTGCACCTCGACGCCAGCGGATCGAGCGACCCCGACCCCGGCGACACGCTCACCTATAGCTGGGACATCAACGGCGACAACATCTTTGGCGACGCCACCGGCGCGGGGCCCACCGTCTCCTGGTCCACGCTGCAAACGCTCGGCATCGTGCCGGGCGGAATCTACAACACCAGCGTGCGCGTCACCGACTCAAAAGGCGTCAGCCGCGACGCCGTGACCGGCCTGACCGTCGATCCCGCCGCGCCGCAAGTGGTGGGCCTGTGGCTCAAGAGCGGCGGCCCGCTGGGCCGCGAATACGCCATCCCCGTCGGCTCGGGCGATCAGTTGCGCAGCGCTGCGCTCGGCCAGGTGCAAGCGATCAAAATTCAGTTCAGCGAAGACGTGGCCATCGACGTCGCCGATCTCAAGCTCGAAGGGGTCAGCATTGCCAACTACGCCCCCAGCGGGTTCACGTACGACAACGTGAATCACATCGCCACCTGGACCTTCGCCGCGCCGATCGACGCCGATCAATTGGTGCTCACCCTTACCTCCAGCGGCATCACCGACTCGGTCGGCGGCCGACTCGATGGCGAATGGATCAACCCCATCACTCCCGGCGCCACCGGCACCAGCGTCTTCCCTTCGGGCAACGGTGTGGAAGGGGGCGACTTCGTGTTCTGGTTCAACGTGCTTCCCGGCGACATCAACGGCAGCGGCACGGTCGACGGCGGCGACTACACCATTTGGGCCGACAACTTTGGCCAACATGCCGGCAGCGCCACCTATGCGCAGGGAGACTTGAACGACGATGGTCTGGTGAACGGAGTCGACTACACGATTTGGGCCGATCATTTTACGCCACAGGCTGTCACCGCCGCGCAGCCAGTCGTGTCGACGGCGCTACCCGCGGCAAGCGCGATTGCGGCCCTGCCGGCGGCAGCGCTACCCGTGGCCCGCTTCGCGCCGGCGGCGCTGGCGGCGTTCGCATCCAATAACGCCACCGTCCCGCAGTCGCGCTACTCGCGTGGCGACGTGGCCAAGCTGGCCTTTGCCTCGGCGGTCGATGCTTTGTTGGCCCGCCCCGATTCCGGCGCCAGCTTGACGCGCCGGTGGTGGTAG
- a CDS encoding enoyl-CoA hydratase/isomerase family protein, whose product MSLAPANEIAVSRMPPVGVIAFARAPAGALTEDMVERAAAAVDQLERDASIERIVLTGTDDSFLVGVDLGFFSACLQAGDIDRVLRFTRRCRQLLGQVERGPKQSIAWARGPAYGGGLELALACDRIVAAPGAKFAFPETGVGIYPGMGGTQRLARRIGVGLAKWMIGAGAIVPAEQALEIGLIDAICADIDSAGAALAAGGAEPPALSPRFAALAQLFGEHSLTALLDPAFPQPVDPQLVRSLIQLRSKAPLAVRAADALIERGARLRLTEGLDLEYAGLAALFAGHDALAGVPAAPGTRVRFVGQ is encoded by the coding sequence ATGTCACTTGCGCCTGCGAACGAGATTGCCGTATCGCGCATGCCGCCGGTGGGCGTGATCGCCTTTGCGCGCGCGCCGGCGGGCGCGCTGACCGAAGACATGGTGGAGCGCGCCGCGGCGGCGGTCGACCAACTGGAGCGCGACGCGAGCATCGAGCGGATCGTGCTGACCGGCACGGATGATTCGTTTTTGGTCGGGGTCGATCTCGGCTTTTTCAGCGCGTGCCTGCAGGCCGGCGACATCGATCGCGTCTTGCGCTTCACGCGGCGCTGCCGACAGTTGCTTGGCCAAGTCGAGCGCGGCCCCAAACAATCGATCGCCTGGGCGCGAGGGCCGGCGTATGGCGGCGGGCTGGAACTGGCCCTGGCGTGCGATCGCATCGTCGCCGCGCCAGGCGCCAAGTTCGCGTTTCCAGAAACGGGCGTCGGCATTTATCCGGGCATGGGGGGGACGCAGCGCCTGGCCCGGCGGATAGGCGTGGGGCTGGCCAAATGGATGATTGGCGCCGGCGCCATTGTGCCGGCCGAACAGGCGCTGGAGATCGGCCTGATCGACGCGATCTGCGCGGATATTGATTCGGCAGGCGCCGCGCTGGCGGCCGGTGGCGCGGAGCCGCCGGCGCTTTCGCCGCGCTTTGCGGCACTCGCGCAACTATTTGGTGAGCACAGTCTGACCGCGCTACTTGATCCTGCGTTCCCGCAGCCGGTCGATCCGCAACTGGTGCGCAGCCTGATTCAACTGCGGAGCAAGGCGCCGCTGGCCGTGCGCGCGGCGGACGCATTGATCGAGCGCGGCGCGCGGCTGCGGCTGACCGAGGGGCTCGATCTGGAATACGCCGGGCTGGCCGCGCTCTTCGCCGGCCACGACGCGCTGGCCGGCGTGCCGGCGGCGCCGGGCACGCGCGTGCGGTTCGTTGGACAGTAA